The Xiphophorus maculatus strain JP 163 A chromosome 21, X_maculatus-5.0-male, whole genome shotgun sequence genome window below encodes:
- the plcd1 gene encoding 1-phosphatidylinositol 4,5-bisphosphate phosphodiesterase delta-1 isoform X2, whose product MESEGDSRIDGLKDDDDLQFLLAGTKLIKIRSKSWQKSRYFSLMEDCRTILYSSKKLFKKDQTFLIDDIESVRKGRQTEGLQKYTDPSEEEMCFSIMFKGHNKCLDFMADSKEEADRWVSSLQKLINHVDNLNKKQKREHWFISCMRKADKNKDNKLTLKELKHLLRHVNIEVNDTYAEEIFKKCDTSNSGTLEDLEIEEFYNHLTKREEVDVIYAKYAETQGEMSAGDLLNFLLNEQREQATMESALKLIEKYELDEAAKQKKHMTKDGFIMYLNQEDGSIFNPAHSLVYQDMSQPLNHYFISSSHNTYLMEDQLKGPSSTEGYVNALMKSCRCVELDCWDGPNGEPVIYHGYTLTSKVLFKDVIRAIKDYAFKTSQYPVILSLENHCTVEQQKLMAHHLINILGSALVRKPLGDTMPTNLPSPEELKGKFLVKGKRLNKLDAVFSNNNTVEEETVSEEDEAADCKENSQKAKSKKSKIKLATELSDIVIYCKSVHFGGFEHAKDNQSFYEMSSLKESKALQLADTSATAFIHHNMDKLTRIYPAGSRTDSSNYNPVPLWNVGCQIVALNFQTHTKEMQLNQGRFRPNGFCGYILKPAFQRSLSSQFNPQSLTNGPWLQKKILHVMVISAQQLPKVNKDKEKSIVDPLVKVEIQGVAADNAKKMTNHIENNGFNPMWNEKFEFPISVPELALLLFVVEDYDTASQNDHIGQYCLPLTSVQNGYRQVPLLTKKGVSIPSAGLFVHIMLMDQQ is encoded by the exons TCCTCATTGATGACATTGAATCTGTGCGCAAGGGCCGCCAGACCGAAGGACTCCAAAAATACACGGACCCCTCCGAGGAAGAGATGTGCTTCTCTATCATGTTTAAGGGTCACAACAAGTGCCTCGACTTCATGGCGGACTCTAAAGAGGAGGCCGATCGGTGGGTCTCCAGCCTGCAGAAGCTCATTAACCATGTGGACAACCTCAACAAGAAGCAGAAGAGGGAACA TTGGTTTATCAGCTGCATGCGAAAAGCAGACAAGAACAAAGACAACAAGCTAACCCTGAAAGAGCTGAAGCATTTACTGCGACACGTCAACATTGAGGTGAATGACACCTATGCGGAGGAAATATTTAAG AAATGTGACACGTCAAATTCGGGTACCCTGGAAGACTTGGAGATCGAGGAATTTTATAACCACTTGACAAAGCGGGAGGAGGTAGATGTGATCTATGCGAAGTATGCTGAAACACAGGGTGAAATGAGCGCCGGGGACCTGCTGAATTTCCTACTGAATGAGCAGAGGGAGCAAGCGACTATGGAGAGTGCGCTCAAGCTGATTGAGAAATATGAATTGGACGAAGCAG CAAAACAGAAGAAGCACATGACTAAGGATGGCTTTATAATGTACCTCAACCAGGAGGATGGATCCATCTTCAACCCAGCTCACTCACTGGTGTATCAGGACATGAGTCAGCCCCTCAATCATTACTTCATCTCCTCCTCACACAACACCTACCTGATGGAGGACCAACTCAAAGGACCCAGCAGCACAGAGGGCTATGTAAA CGCATTGATGAAGAGTTGCCGTTGTGTGGAGCTGGACTGTTGGGACGGGCCAAATGGAGAGCCTGTAATTTATCATGGCTACACTCTAACATCAAAAGTCCTTTTCAAAGACGTCATCAGAGCCATCAAAGACTATGCCTTCaag ACATCTCAGTACCCTGTGATTCTGTCCCTGGAGAACCACTGCACGGTGGAACAACAAAAGCTCATGGCCCATCACTTAATCAACATCCTGGGTTCTGCTTTGGTCAGAAAGCCTTTGGGTGACACCATGCCCACCAACCTCCCCTCACCAGAG gAGCTGAAAGGCAAGTTCCTCGTCAAGGGCAAACGGCTGAACAAACTGGATGCCGTGTTCTCCAACAACAACACTGTTGAAGAAGAAACGGTGTCTGAGGAGGATGAGGCTGCGGATTGCAAGGAGAACAGTCAAAAAGCAAAGTCAAAG aaatcaaAGATCAAACTCGCCACAGAACTGTCAGATATTGTTATCTATTGTAAGAGTGTCCATTTCGGTGGGTTTGAACATGCCAAAGACAACCAGAGCTTCTATGAAATGTCATCTTTGAAGGAGAGCAAAGCTTTGCAACTGGCTGATACTTCAG CCACTGCCTTCATTCATCACAACATGGACAAACTCACCAGGATCTACCCAGCTGGCTCCAGGACGGACTCCTCCAACTACAACCCTGTTCCTCTGTGGAACGTTGGCTGCCAGATTG TGGCGCTGAACTTCCAAACTCACACTAAAGAGATGCAACTTAATCAGGGCCGGTTTCGGCCAAACGGATTTTGCGGATACATCTTGAAGCCCGCATTCCAGAGAAGCCTGTCGTCTCAGTTCAATCCCCAATCTCTTACCAATGGGCCATGGCTACAGAAGAAGATCCTCCATGTCATG GTGATCTCAGCTCAGCAATTGCCTAAAGTGAACAAGGACAAAGAGAAGTCCATCGTTGACCCTCTGGTGAAAGTGGAAATTCAGGGGGTCGCAGCAGACAACGCCAAGAAGATGACGAACCACATCGAAAACAATG GGTTCAACCCCATGTGGAATGAGAAATTTGAGTTTCCTATCAGCGTTCCCGAGCTGgccttgttgctgtttgtggtGGAGGACTATGACACAGCATCCCAGAATGATCACATTGGGCAGTACTGTCTGCCGCTCACCAGCGTTCAGAACG GATATCGCCAGGTCCCATTGCTCACCAAGAAGGGCGTCAGCATTCCCTCTGCAGGGCTGTTTGTGCATATCATGCTCATGGACCAGCAGTAA
- the vill gene encoding villin-like protein, with the protein MSIKDRDMFANINRKPGLQIWTINKMRMTPVSTKAFGNFFEGDCYIILNISKNMGVGESIDIHYWIGQSSSQDEQGSAALYVMQLDEYLGGSPVQYREVQGSESPKFRSYFKNGLIYKKGGVASGFNHVDTNVYNIVRLLHVKGRKHVSAAEVEVSWNSFNNGDVFLLDLGKTIIQWNGPECDRREKLKAVLLAQDIRDRERGGRADVVVVEGAREKETPELVQMMADVLGKRPSQLKKAVSDDKHDQEQNNSVRLYHVYDNAGNVVIQEVAIQPLTQDLLSSADCYILDNSGSNVMVWKGKKASKDERQEAMKRALNYIKTKNYPSSTSVEVMSEGGESAMFKHMFKNWREKGQITGLGNTHTVGKIAKVEQVKFDVMELHAHPEMAAKQHLVDDGSGEVKVWRIENLELAEVQPNMHGQFYGGDCYLVLYTYRVSNREQYILYMWQGRHATKDEITACAYQAVAVDNMYNGAPVQVRVVMGKEPRHFLAIFKGKLIIFEGGTGRAGAVSPNTTANLFQIRGTSELNTKAIEVPARASCLNSNDVFLLRTPQKCYLWYGKGCSGDERMMATDMSDRLFRQYKEVVMEGQEPAEFWIALGGKAPYASDKRLERENPLHSPRLFECSNQTGRFKMTEVYSFDQSDLDEEDVMLLDTWEEIFLWVGKFANETETKESWNSARDYLKTHPAGRDPDTTIIFVKQGNEPLTFTGWFNAWDPFKWSEMNAGSLNKGIDTTDFGGYSAPGGPTSTFPMYRPHGGMMSPKPTTPTSPFKGTYSPAGSSGMSVDAKLLINVPASELPEGVDPSQREDYLSDEDFENLLGVSRSEFLGMPQWRQIDMKKKAGLF; encoded by the exons ATGAGCATCAAGGACAGAGATATGTTTGCAAACATCAATAGGAAGCCAGGCCTCCAGATATGGACCATCAAT AAAATGCGGATGACTCCAGTTTCAACCAAGGCCTTCGGTAACTTCTTTGAGGGTGACTGTTACATTATTCTGAAT ATAAGCAAGAATATGGGTGTGGGAGAGTCGATCGACATCCACTATTGGATAGGACAGTCCTCCTCCCAGGATGAGCAGGGATCTGCAGCACTCTACGTCATGCAGCTGGATGAGTATCTGGGTGGAAGTCCAGTGCAGTACAGAGAGGTGCAGGGCTCCGAGTCACCAAAGTTCAGGAGCTACTTTAAAAATGGCCTGAT CTACAAGAAGGGTGGAGTGGCGTCAGGCTTTAATCATGTCGACACAAACGTCTACAACATCGTACGGCTGCTGCACGTCAAAGGGAGGAAGCATGTGTCAGCTGCAGAG gTTGAGGTGTCCTGGAACAGCTTTAACAATGGAGATGTGTTTCTTCTGGACCTTGGGAAAACTATCATACAGTGGAATGGCCCTGAATGCGACAGGAGGGAAAAGCTCAAG GCGGTGCTGCTGGCTCAGGACATCCGGGACAGGGAGCGTGGAGGTCGGGCTGACGTCGTCGTCGTGGAGGGAGCCCGTGAGAAGGAGACACCAGAGCTGGTACAAATGATGGCCGATGTGCTCGGCAAAAGACCCAGCCAGCTGAAGAAGGCTGTTTCTGATGACAAACATGACCAGGAGCAGAACAACAGCGTCCGACTCTACCA TGTGTATGACAACGCTGGGAACGTAGTGATCCAAGAAGTGGCCATACAGCCTCTGACACAAGATCTGCTAAGCTCTGCT GACTGTTATATTTTGGACAACAGTGGGTCTAATGTGATGGTGTGGAAGGGCAAAAAGGCCTCAAAGGATGAACGTCAAGAAGCTATGAAGAGAGCACTG AActacattaaaaccaaaaactatCCATCCAGCACCAGTGTGGAGGTGATGAGTGAGGGAGGAGAGTCAGCCATGTTTAAGCACATGTTCAAAAACTGGAGGGAAAAAGGGCAAATTACTGGACTGGGTAACACCCACACTGTTGGAAAGATAG CCAAGGTTGAGCAGGTAAAGTTTGATGTGATGGAGCTCCATGCTCACCCTGAGATGGCAGCAAAGCAGCACTTGGTTGATGATGGTTCAGGAGAAGTGAAG GTGTGGCGCATTGAGAATTTGGAGCTGGCTGAGGTCCAGCCAAATATGCACGGGCAGTTTTATGGAGGAGACTGCTACTTGGTGCTGTACACATACCGGGTGTCAAATAGAGAGCAGTACATACTCTACATGTGGCAG GGACGTCATGCCACCAAAGATGAGATCACAGCCTGCGCCTACCAGGCTGTTGCCGTTGACAATATGTACAACGGAGCCCCTGTCCAGGTCCGAGTGGTGATGGGAAAGGAGCCTCGCCACTTCCTGGCTATCTTCAAAGGAAAACTCATCATCTTTGAG ggaGGAACAGGTCGGGCTGGAGCAGTCAGCCCTAACACCACCGCCAACCTCTTCCAGATTAGAGGAACCTCTGAGCTGAACACAAAGGCCATTGAAGTTCCAGCAAGGGCCTCATGTCTAAACAGCAATGACGTGTTCTTGCTGAGGACCCCTCAGAAATGCTATCTGTGGTATGGAAAG GGCTGCAGCGGAGATGAGAGGATGATGGCCACAGACATGTCTGACCGCCTGTTTAGGCAGTATAAGGAGGTTGTGATGGAGGGCCAGGAGCCAGCTGAGTTCTGGATTGCTCTAGGGGGAAAGGCCCCCTATGCCAGCGACAAGAG ACTGGAGCGAGAGAATCCACTTCACTCCCCCCGTCTGTTTGAGTGCTCAAACCAGACGGGTCGGTTCAAGATGACCGAGGTCTATAGCTTTGACCAGAGTGATCTGGACGAAGAGGACGTGATGCTGCTGGACACCTGGGAGGAG ATTTTCTTGTGGGTTGGAAAGTTTGCCAATGAAACTGAGACCAAAGAGTCTTGGAACAGCGCACGCGATTACCTGAAGACACATCCAGCTGGCCGCGACCCTGACACAACCATCATCTTTGTGAAACAGGGAAATGAGCCTCTCACCTTTACTGGCTGGTTTAACGCATGGGATCCTTTCAAGTGGAGT gagATGAATGCCGGCAGCTTAAATAAAGGCATAGACACAACAGACTTTGGAGGCTACAGTGCTCCCGGAGGGCCTACAAGCACATTTCCAATGTACAGGCCCCACGGAGGGATGATGTCACCCAAGCCCACCACTCCCACCAGCCCATTCAAAGGCACCTACTCCCCAGCTGGTAGTAGTGGGATGTCTGTGGACGCTAAGCTGCTCATTAATGTACCCGCTAGTGAGCTTCCAGAGGGAGTGGACCCCAGCCAGCGAGAG GACTACCTGTCTGACGAGGATTTTGAGAACCTGCTCGGTGTAAGTCGGTCTGAGTTCCTGGGTATGCCCCAATGGCGTCAGATCGACATGAAGAAAAAGGCAGGACTCTTCTAG
- the ctdspl gene encoding CTD small phosphatase-like protein isoform X1 produces the protein MDNTSIITQVANPKEEESISSSQDKVSQSNSSLKKHRSRSIFSPFFCCFRNYNDYHVEPPPANNKTLSLPPPPEENGSPPKYDEVRVLPILSPPAKFLLPEVSIADYGKNCVVIDLDETLVHSSFKPISNADFIVPVEIDGTVHQVYVLKRPHVDEFLQKMGELFECVLFTASLAKYADPVADLLDQWGVFRARLFRESCVFHRGNYVKDLSRLGRELRKVIIVDNSPASYIFHPENAVPVQSWFDDMTDTELLDLIPLFEGLSKEEDVYSPLQSLRNR, from the exons TCTCCCAGTCCAACAGCAGCCTAAAGAAGCACCGAAGTAGGAGCATTTTTAGTCCTTTCTTTTGCTGCTTCCGCAACTACAATGACTACCATGTGGAGCCACCGCCCGCCAACAACAAGACACTTTCTCTGCCCCCTCCTCCAGAGGAGAATGGCAGTCCTCCTAAG TATGACGAGGTCCGGGTCCTCCCAATACTCAGT cctcCAGCCAAGTTCCTCCTGCCTGAGGTCAGTATAGCCGACTATGGCAAGAACTGTGTGGTGATCGACCTGGATGAAACCCTTGTACACAGCTCCTTTAAG CCCATCAGTAATGCAGACTTTATCGTCCCGGTGGAGATTGACGGCACTGTTCATCAG GTGTACGTTTTGAAGAGGCCTCATGTGGACGAATTCCTCCAGAAGATGGGGGAGTTGTTTGAATGTGTCCTCTTCACCGCCAGTTTAGCCAAG TATGCTGACCCCGTGGCAGACCTGCTGGACCAGTGGGGGGTGTTTCGCGCTCGGCTCTTCAGGGAATCATGTGTTTTCCACAGGGGAAATTACGTCAAAGACCTCAGCCGGCTGGGCCGAGAGCTCCGAAAAGTCATCATTGTAGACAACTCGCCTGCCTCGTACATCTTCCACCCTGAAAATGCA GTTCCGGTGCAGTCCTGGTTTGATGACATGACAGACACAGAGCTGTTGGATTTGATCCCTTTGTTTGAGGGTCTCAGTAAAGAGGAGGACGTTTACAGCCCCTTACAGAGCTTGAGGAACAGGTAG
- the ctdspl gene encoding CTD small phosphatase-like protein isoform X2, whose translation MDNTSIITQVANPKEEESISSSQDKVSQSNSSLKKHRSRSIFSPFFCCFRNYNDYHVEPPPANNKTLSLPPPPEENGSPPKPPAKFLLPEVSIADYGKNCVVIDLDETLVHSSFKPISNADFIVPVEIDGTVHQVYVLKRPHVDEFLQKMGELFECVLFTASLAKYADPVADLLDQWGVFRARLFRESCVFHRGNYVKDLSRLGRELRKVIIVDNSPASYIFHPENAVPVQSWFDDMTDTELLDLIPLFEGLSKEEDVYSPLQSLRNR comes from the exons TCTCCCAGTCCAACAGCAGCCTAAAGAAGCACCGAAGTAGGAGCATTTTTAGTCCTTTCTTTTGCTGCTTCCGCAACTACAATGACTACCATGTGGAGCCACCGCCCGCCAACAACAAGACACTTTCTCTGCCCCCTCCTCCAGAGGAGAATGGCAGTCCTCCTAAG cctcCAGCCAAGTTCCTCCTGCCTGAGGTCAGTATAGCCGACTATGGCAAGAACTGTGTGGTGATCGACCTGGATGAAACCCTTGTACACAGCTCCTTTAAG CCCATCAGTAATGCAGACTTTATCGTCCCGGTGGAGATTGACGGCACTGTTCATCAG GTGTACGTTTTGAAGAGGCCTCATGTGGACGAATTCCTCCAGAAGATGGGGGAGTTGTTTGAATGTGTCCTCTTCACCGCCAGTTTAGCCAAG TATGCTGACCCCGTGGCAGACCTGCTGGACCAGTGGGGGGTGTTTCGCGCTCGGCTCTTCAGGGAATCATGTGTTTTCCACAGGGGAAATTACGTCAAAGACCTCAGCCGGCTGGGCCGAGAGCTCCGAAAAGTCATCATTGTAGACAACTCGCCTGCCTCGTACATCTTCCACCCTGAAAATGCA GTTCCGGTGCAGTCCTGGTTTGATGACATGACAGACACAGAGCTGTTGGATTTGATCCCTTTGTTTGAGGGTCTCAGTAAAGAGGAGGACGTTTACAGCCCCTTACAGAGCTTGAGGAACAGGTAG